TCCATCCGTCGGTAAAAATGTCAGATAATTCTGGAGCGGAAGAGCCAAGACTAAACTGGCCAACATAGCTAAGACACCCTCGATAGAATTTGGTGCTAGGCGATGCATTTTAATCAATTCAGCCGTAGCAATGATAGCTAACAGGCCTACAAAAAATTGAAATGCCATCCCACCAGCCAACAAAAAGGGAATGAAAATAGCTAGAGCAATGCCGCCAAATATCACTCGTTTCTGTAAATCGTTTGTCATACCTTCTCCTTATACACCGCCAAAACGTCTGTGGCGACGGTTGTATTCTTTAATCGCTAATTTAAGTGCTTCTCCATCAAAATCAGGCCAAGCAATATCTGTAAAGTACAGCTCGCTGTAGGCTGTTTGCCACGGCAGGAAGTTGCTAAGACGAAGTTCACCACTTGTACGGATAACTAGATCGGGATCACGTAATGTTGGTGATAAGGTTCCTGTATAGAGGTAATCCGCTATTAATTTCTCATCAATATCACCAGGATTGAACTTGGCATCCAAAACATCTTGCGCAATAGCCTTGACTGCGCGAGTCACCTCATCACGACCGCCATAGTTCAGAGCGAAATTGAGAATCAAACCAGTGTTACTCTTTGTCTTTTGTTCAGCTTTATAAAGCGCATTGAGAGTCGGAACAGGAAGTTTGGAATGGTCACCAATCATCTGAATTTTGACATTATTGGCATGGAGTTCAGGAACATACTTATCATAAAACTCCACAGGTAGATTCATGATAAACTTCACTTCTTTTTCCGGTCGAGACCAGTTTTCTGTAGAAAAGGCATAGACAGTCAACACCTTTACTCCCAAATCAGAAGCCGTCTTGGTAACCTTTTGAAGTGCATCCATACCAGCCTTATGCCCCATAATACGTGGTTGCATCCGCTTTTTCGCCCAACGGCCATTGCCATCCATAATCACAGCGATATGCTTAGGGACTTCAATTGCTGTTTCAATGCTTTCTTTCTTTTTAAAATTAAATTTAAACATGGTATTTTCCTTATTGTATAATCGTTTCATTATACCATATTTTTACCTAGGATAGCAAAAATCAGGCAGGGCTAAAACAAGAGAAAACCAAGGTTTCCCTCGGTTTTTCATCCTTATTCTTCAATTGCAGATTCTGGAGTCGCTTCTGTCGTTTCAACTGCCACTTCTTCAACAACTGCAGATGTAGTACCTGAACTTGCTACACGATTACGAATAGCACCGCGTTCAAATGTCAAATAAACACCATCAACATCGAGAACAACCTTTTTATCATCGATTTCATCGACAATACCAAATAGCCCACCAATGGTCACAATTTCATCACCTTTTTTGATTTGATTTAGTGCTTCTTGACGTTGTTTTTGTTGTTTACGTTGCGAATAGAACATAAAACCAATCATGGCAACCATGACAAGCGGCAAAAATAAACCTTCCATTTGTTTACCTCTTTTATTGTTTGATAAGCATGATTATATCAAATTCTGGACAAGAAAGCAAAGTTCGACCAAACAGAAAAAGACCGAACTTTCGTTCAGTCTTCGCACACTATTTTGCGCTCCATACACTCTCAAGGATGTTGGTCTGTTCACGGCCAGGACCTACTGAGAAGGTTGAGATACGAACGCCGACCAATTCGCTGATACGACGAACATAGTTGCGAGCCGCTTCTGGCAATTCATCCAGGCTACGTACACCTGTGATGTCTTCAGACCAACCTGGCATTTCTTCATAGATTGGTTTGCAACGTTTGAGTTGCTCCAAACTTGCAGGGTAGTGGTCAATACGCTCACCATCCAAGTCATAAGCCACGCAGATTTTCAAGGTCTCAAGACCTGACAAGACGTCGATTGAGTTGAGGGACAAGTTGGTAATACCTGACACACGGCGGCTATGGCGCATGACCACTGAGTCAAACCAACCAACGCGACGTGGACGGCCAGTTGTCGTACCGTATTCTTTACCGATTTCTCGGATACGGTCTCCGATTTCATCATGCAGTTCAGTTGGGAATGGTCCGTCACCAACACGGCTAGTGTAGGCCTTACATACACCAACAACCTTGTCAATCTTGCTTGGGCCGACACCGCTACCGATGGTCACACCACCAGCAACTGGGTTTGAAGAAGTAACGAATGGATAGGTACCTTGGTCAATATCCAACATAACCCCTTGCGCACCTTCAAACAAGACACGTTTACCTTGATCGAGAGCATCGTTCAAGATAACAGAGGTATCTGTTACATACTTTTTGATTTCTTGACCATAAGCATAGTATTCTTCAAAGATTTCATCAAACTCAATCGGAGTTGACTCATACATTTTCTCAAACAAACGGTTTTTCTCAGCCAAGTTTGTTCTCAAACGCTCCGCAAAAATCTCCTTGTCCAAGAGGTCTGCAATACGGATACCGACACGAGCTGCCTTGTCCATGTAAGCAGGACCGATACCCTTGTTGGTTGTACCAATCTTGTTCTCACCTTTAGACTCTTCTTGCAACTGGTCCAATTTGATGTGGTAAGGCAAGATGACATGTGCGCGGTCTGAAATCCGCAAATTATCTGTTGTCACACCTGAATCATGGAGATAGTTGATTTCCTTCACCAAAGATTTTGGATTGACAACCACACCATTACCTATTACAGAAATCTTTTCTGGGAAGAAGATTCCTGATGGAATCAAGTGCAATTTATACTTAGTGCCATCGATAACGATAGTGTGTCCAGCGTTATCACCACCTTGATAACGTGCGATTACTTCAGCATTAGCAGACAAGAAGTCTGTAATTTTACCCTTACCTTCGTCGCCCCACTGGGTTCCTACAACAACTACTGATGTCATATTCACTCTTTCTCTGAACTGGCTAACCAGCCCAGCCTTTCTTCTACTTCTGGCAGGAATCTCACCTGCAAGTTTCGTTTTACACACTATTCTATCAAAAAACGAACATTTTTTCAAGAAATTCCAATAATTTCATATATAGCGAATGTTTTTATTTTTTTAAAAGCATATTTCAAAAAAATCCGATTAAACACACGAGATAGACCTGTGTAAATATGCTTTTGACAGAGAAATCCGAAGTCTTTGTTTGCTTTCAATGATTTTCAGTACATTTTTCACGAGAAACGTAGCAGAAATTTGTATTTGCCCTCCAATCTAGATAAAATTGGAATAAGACTTTGACAGAAATATAAAGGACTTAGTATGTTACAAAAATTATCACCAAACAGCCCCATTCTTCAGGCTACTTTTGGAATTGAGCGCGAATCACTTCGCATCAATTCAAACCACAGAGTTGCACAAACTCCCCATCCTCATAAACTGGGTTCTCGTAGCTTCCACCCCTATATCCAGACAGACTACAGCGAGCCACAGTTAGAATTGATTACACCAATCGCTCAGTCGACTAAGGAAGCTCGTCGCCTACTGGGAGCCATTACAGATGTTGCCGCACGTTCTATGGATAAGCAAGAATACCTCTGGCCCCTATCCATGCCACCTATGATTTCAGAAGAGGAAATCCAAATTGCTCAACTAGATAGCGACTATGAGTACCAATATCGTGTCGGTTTGGGGGAACGCTATGGTAAGCTCGTCCAATCTATGTCTGGCATCCACTATAATTTTGAATTAGGAAAAGACTTAACCCAACAACTTTTTGAATTAAGCGAGGAAACAGACTTTATCGCATTCAAAAATACCCTCTACCTCAAATTAGCACAAAACTTCCTCAACTATCGTTGGCTCTTAACCTACCTATACGGGGCAAGTAGCCTAGCCGAAAAAGGATTCCTAACTACGGAAGTCGGTTGCGTCCGTTCCATTCGTAATTCCAAGTACGGCTATGTCAACTCCGATGATGTTCATATTTCCTTTTCTTCTCTCAAACAGTACGTGGATGACATCGAACAAGCTGTCCAGTCTGGTCAACTATCCGCTGAGAAGGAATTTTACTCAGCTGTCCGCCTCCGTGGTGCCAAGACTAGCCGTGACTACCTCAGCAAGGGGATTTCTTATTTAGAATTCCGTTCCTTTGACCTTAACCCCTATGACCCGCTTGCTATTAGTCAGGAAACCCTTGATACAGTCCACCTCTTTATCTTATCTCTTCTTTGGCTAGACCAACTGACAGATGTTGATAACACCCTAGCAAAAGCAGATAAACTTAACAACCTCATCGCCCTTAGCCACCCACACACACCTCTACCTAGCAAGGCCGATGCCACGCCAATCTTGACAGCCATGAAAGCCATAGTTGCCCACTTTGGACTGGATGACTACTATGGCCAGCTCATTGCACATGTGGAGGCCTCTCTTCAAGACCCACATCTGACCCTTTCCGGAAAAATAGCAGAGCAGGTTGAAGATGGGTCTCTAGAAAAGTTTGGTCAGCAGCAAGGACAAGTCTTCCATGACTATGCTTGGACAGCCCCTTACGCCCTCAAGGGCTATGAAAACATGGAACTCTCCACCCAGATGATTCTCTTCGACGCCATTCAGCTGGGCTTGAACGTGGAGATTTTGGATGAAGAAGACCAATTTCTCAAACTCTGGCATGGCGACCATGTCGAGTACATCAAAAATGGCAACATGACCTCCAAGGACAACTACGTCATTCCTCTCGCCATGGCCAACAAGGTCGTGACCAAGAAAATCTTGGACCAGGCTGGTTTTCCAGTACCTGCGGGAGCGGAATTTGCAAACAAGACAGACGCCCTGCGGTACTACGGACAGGTAGCCAGCTCTGCTATTGTTGTCAAACCCAAATCCACCAACTTCGGCCTAGGCATCTCTATCTTCCAGGAGCCAGCCAGCCTTACGGACTATGAAAAAGCCCTTGACATCGCCTTTTCAGAAGACAACCATGTGCTAGTAGAGGAATTCGTGGCGGGAACCGAGTACCGCTTCTTCGTCCTGGACGGCAAGTGCGAGGCTGTCCTGCTCCGCGTCGCAGCCAATGCCGTGGGGGACGGTAGCTCAACCATCCGTGAATTGGTGGACCAAAAAAACCAAGATTCACTGCGTGGGCGTGACCACCGTTCACCGCTGGAAATCATTAACTTGGGCGACATCGAACTGCTTATGTTGGAGCAACAAGGCTACACACCCGATACAGTTTTGCCAGAGGGCGTTCAAGCCTTTCTGCGTGGCAATTCCAATATCTCAACGGGTGGCGACTCCATCGATATGACTGACCAGATGGACGAGTCCTACAAGCAACTGGCCGCTGATATGGCGACTGCTATGGGAGCTTGGGCTTGCGGTGTGGACTTGATTATCCCCGACCGCACCAAGCCAGCCAGCAAAGACAAGCCCAACTGCACCTGTATTGAGCTCAACTTCAACCCTGCCATGTACCTGCACACCTATACTTACGCAGGACCTGGACAGAGCATTACACCGAAGATTTTGAAAAAATTGTTTCCAGAACTATAGTTTTCCATTTTCCTTACTTTGTTAGTACTTACTTCAAAGATTCGTGGAGCTTTTGAAGGCTGGAGATAGGGCAAAGCGAGTTCGCCTCAATAGCGGCAGGTTGCTAGAACATTCTAGGTTGGAAATCAGACTTACCTCTCTATAAAGTACGGCAAAGCGAGTTCAAACAAACCAGTGGATTGTTTGAAGCGGAAAAGGCAGAAACGAAGTCCCTCTTGCGCCGAAGTAAAAAAGTCAACTAAAGGACTATATATCTGCTTTGCCCCTTTCTTCCTTCACAAAACCTCCCAACTAATGTTAAACAAAATGAATATGGCACCAAGATAATCATTTATATCTCGGTGCTTTTTTATGAACCAATTCCTAGTATCCAATCTAATCGTTCGTTATTTGTTTTGTTTCCCAATGTATTTTTACTATTTCATTTGATTTTTTAAAAATATCCGTATTATATCCAGAAAAAGTATTCCAAACGACTCATTTTTTGTTAAACTATATGTATATAACAACCGCAGACGTTTTGATAACGTCCATATATAACAAAAAGGAGTTTTATATGAAGATTAGAAACCGTTCTCTCTTCTATACCGTAGGTTCTGTAGCGGTAACAGCCGGACTCTTGCTTAGTCTCGCCACTTCGCCCATACCATCTGTGCACGCTACTGAAGTGGCGATAGAGAATTATCCGTCACTTGCAATAACCAAGTCGGAAGTCACGATACAAGGCTATCTTATTGCACCACTTAATAGTAGCGGAACCGCTTTTGACGCTACCAACAAAACAAATTTAGCCCTTGGTGCAAGCATGGATACTGCGGCCGCCGACACTATCCCTATTCAACTAAAGGAACCACTTCGCAGCCAATTCAACCTCGTTGATCATCCCGAACTAGTCGGAAAATTGGTTCGCATCACAGGAACTAGCGATACATACATGAAGCGAGCTGGGATCAAACCAGCTACAGCGATTGAAATCGTAGATTCATCTTCTACTAATGTTCAGCCACCAACAAGTGAAAATACGACTACCGAGTCAAGTGACCTTGTTTCTACACCGATTGCTACTGTTCGTTCCGGTGCACAAGGAACAGAGTACACAGTCTCTGGTAAAATTATTAGCCTAGTAAACAGTTGGGGAGGAAATGGTTTCTACCTCCAAGGTTCTGACGGTGCTGGTATCTATATCTACCCTGGGGCTGCCTTGGGCTATCAGCCTGGTGATACCGTTCAATTAACAGGAACATTGGGTGAGTATAAAGGCGAACTCCAACTAACCACAGTTAGCAACCACAAGGCTATATCTGAGCATTTCAACACTCCTATTACAGAAACAAACATCGCTCAGTTAGCAACGCAAGCACAGGCAACACTAGTTTCTCTAAAAAACTTGACTGTCGGAGATATTCAAAGCGATAGCTATCAAAATTCTACCTTTACCGTAACTGACTCCGAAGGACAAACTGTGGATGTGCGTTTAGATAGTCGAACAGGTATCAAAACAGCTGATCTTTTGAACCATATCAACAAGGGAGATAAGATTAATCTAACCGCTATTTTATCCACTTATAATGGAAAAATACAATTAAAACCATTTGACCTCTCTCATTTTGAAGTCGTTGAAAAGGCAACAACAGAAACAGCATCAGGCAAGACCGAAACTGTAACAGTCGGTCACATTCAAGGTGCAAGTCACCAGTCACCTCTAACCAATCAATCTGTGATTCTTAAAAACGTCGTAGTAACCTACGTTACCTCTGCCAATAACTTCTACGTGCAGGATGTCACACCAGATGGAGACGTCAAAACATCTGACGGTATTAACATCTTTACTGACAAATTAAAAACAAATGTCAAGGTAGGAGATCTTGTCACTATCGCAGGACGTGTAGAAGAATACCTCGGAAAAGGTTATACAGAACGTGGTGAAACAGACTTAACCATCACACAAATTCGAGCTACTGAAGTAACTGTGGATGGGACTGCACCTGTACCATCTCCTATAGTCCTTGGTCTTGATCGAACCATCCCAGCCGATATTATTGACAACGACGGTTTGGCTCAATTTGATCCAGAACAAGATGCACTCGATTTCTGGGAATCCGTTGAAGGCATGGTGGTTGCCGTTGATGATGCAAAAATCCTCGGCCCACTAAAAAACAAGGAAATCTATGTCACTCCTGCCACTAGTCAACTTCCTTTAAACAATGTCGGAGGCGTCAACCTTCGCCCTGAAGGGAATAATACCAATATCATTCCACTACTTTTGAAAAATGGAAAACAGATCGTCAAATCAGGAGACTATTTTACCGGTCGTATTGCTGGACCAGTTACCTACTCTTACACCAATTATAAGGTCTATGTAGATGATAGCACCCTTCCAACCTTGCACGAAGGAGCTACAAAACCAGAAATAACAACCATTATCCCAAATGATGACAAGCTGACCATCGCTTCTTATAACATTGAAAACTTCTCTGCTGACAGTAAGTCAACATCAGACGCTAAAGTCCAACGTATTGCCAAATCCTTTGTTTCAGACCTACATTCTCCAGACATTATCGGATTGATTGAAGTGCAGGACAACAACGGTGCTACAAACGACGGTACAACTGATGCTAGTAAGAGTGCTGAGCGCCTGATTGCAGCCATTCAAGCAGCCGGCGGACCAACCTATACCTATGTGGATATTGCTCCTGAAAACAACAAAGACGGCGGACAAGAGGGAGGCAATATTCGCGTCGGCTTCCTCTACAACTCCAAACGTGTCAGCCTATCTGACAAACCAATCGGTACCGCAACACAGGCAGTAGCTTGGGAAAACGGCGAACTCAATCTCAGCCTGGGCCGAATCGACCCAACCAACCCTGCTTGGGCAGCTGTCCGCAAAACACTTGCAGCTGAATTCGTCTTCAAAGGCGAGAAAGTCGTTGTCCTTGCCAACCATCTCAACTCAAAACGCGGTGACAATGGTCTCTACGGAAAAATCCAACCCGTCAGCTTCAAGTCCGAAGAAAAACGCCACATACTAGCACAAATTATCGCTGACTTTACAAAAACAGGCTTAACTCAAAATCCAAATGCTAATATCGTTATGCTAGGCGACTTCAATGACTATGAATTTACTAAAACCATAGAAATTTTAGAAACAGGAGGAATGGCTAACCTCGTTAGTCGTCACGATGCATCCGATCGCTTCTCTTACTTCTATAATGGAAACAATCAGTCTCTTGACAATATGCTGGTATCAACTAACTTGTTGGAGCGCTATGCCTTTGATATGGTCCATGTCAATTCAGCCTTTATGGAAGAACATGGCAGAGCTTCTGACCACGATCCGCTATTGGTACAACTGGATGTGACAAAGGCACAAGAACCAACTCAACCAGAACCAAGCGACAAGCAGACAGATGACTCAGGAACAGTCAATAATAGTGATGACAATGGTACGACCAACAATAACAAGCCAACAAATCTTTCAACTTCTGATCAAACATCTGTAAATACTGATGACCGTTCTGGCGCTACAGACAAGGGACAAACAACCGTGACCCCTACTGCCAAAAACAATCAAAAGAAAATCCTTCCAAAGACAGGAGGAGAAACAAGCTTTGTACTTATCACAATCGGTCTCGTAATCTTGAGTGCCTGCCTTGTTAAAAAACAAAAAGAATCCTAATCATTTTTTGAGCTTGAAAGCATGACTTTCAGGCTCATTTTTCTACTGCTCCACCTCCACTTGTGCTATAATTAAAGTTATGGATAAAATTATTAAAACACTATCAAAAAGCGGGCATTTCCGTGCCTTTGTGCTAGATAGCACAGAAACCGTGAAAACAGCCCAAGAAAAACACGACACTATGGCGTCGTCCACCGTTGCTCTGGGTCGCACCCTCATTGCCAATCAAATTTTGGCTGCCAATGAAAAAGGCGATACAAAAATCACCCTGAAAATCTTGGCCAGCGGTGCTGTTGGGGCTATCATCTCCGTTGCCAATACCAAAGTTCAGGTCAAGGGCTACATTCAAAATCCAGACTTGGATTACAAACGGACCTCAACTGGCGAAGTCATCGTTGGGCCTCTTGTGGGCAACGGGCAATTCCTGGTTATCACAGACTACGGAACAGGTCACCCTTACAATTCCATGACACCCTTGATTTCTGGTGAGATCGGTGAAGACTTTGCTTACTTTCTGACAGACAGCCAGCAGACACCATCTGCGGTAGGACTCAATGTCTTGTTGGACGAGGAAGATAAGGTCAAGGTAGCTGGCGGATTCTTGTTGCAAGTTTTACCAGGTGCAACCGAGGCTGAAATTGCCCGTTTCGAGAAACGCATCCAAGAAATGCCTGCCATTTCGAGCTTGCTGGCTTCTGAAAACCATATAGAAGCTCTGCTATCCGCCATTTATGGCGACGACGACTTCAAACGCCTGTCAGAAGAAGAAATCGGTTTTGTCTGCGACTGCTCTAAAGACCGCTTCCTCGATGCTCTGGCCAGCCTGCCAAAAACAGACCTGCAAGAGATGAAAGACGAAGACAAGGGCGTGGACATCACCTGTCAATTCTGCCAGACCCATTACCACTTTGACGAAAACGATTTGGAGGAACTCATCAATGGCTAATCTCAACACCCCTTTCATGATTGGTGATGTGGAAATCCCCAATCGCTGCGTGCTGGCCCCAATGGCTGGCGTGACCAACTCGGCCTTCCGCACCATTGCCAAGGAAATGGGAGCAGGTCTGGTCGTTATGGAAATGATTTCTGAAAAAGGCCTTCTCTACAACAACGAGAAGACCCTCCATATGCTCCATATCGATGACAACGAATACCCTATGTCCATCCAGCTTTTCGGCGGCGATGCCGAAGGACTGAAACGGGCTGCCGACTTCATCCAGAAAAACACCAAGGCTAATATCGTGGATATTAACATGGGCTGCCCTGTCAACAAGGTCGTTAAAAACGAAGCTGGTGCCAAGTGGCTCAAGGACCCCGACAAGATTTACCACATCATCAAGGAAGTGACCTCAGTCCTCGATATTCCCTTGACTGTTAAAATGCGGACGGGTTGGAACAATACCGACCTAGCAGTCGAAAATGCCCTGGCCGCAGAAAGTGCCGGTGTGTCTGCCCTGGCCATGCACGGACGGACCCGCGAGCAGATGTACACAGGAACCGTTGACCTAGAAACCTTGACCAAGGTAGCTGGCAGCCTGACCAAGATTCCCTTCATCGCAAATGGTGACATCCGTACTGTAGAAGATGCCCGCCAACGAATCGAGGAAGTCGGAGCTGATGCCGTCATGGTCGGACGGACTGCTATGGGAAATCCTTACATCTTCAACCAAATCAACCACTATCTTGAAACAGGAGAAGTCCTGCCCGACCTCTCCTTCGATGACAAACTCAATGTCGCCTTCGACCACCTGACCCGATTGACCAATCTCAAAGGCGAATCCATTGCCGTACGTGAATTCCGTGGTCTTGCCCCTCACTAC
This region of Streptococcus suis genomic DNA includes:
- a CDS encoding isoprenyl transferase — translated: MFKFNFKKKESIETAIEVPKHIAVIMDGNGRWAKKRMQPRIMGHKAGMDALQKVTKTASDLGVKVLTVYAFSTENWSRPEKEVKFIMNLPVEFYDKYVPELHANNVKIQMIGDHSKLPVPTLNALYKAEQKTKSNTGLILNFALNYGGRDEVTRAVKAIAQDVLDAKFNPGDIDEKLIADYLYTGTLSPTLRDPDLVIRTSGELRLSNFLPWQTAYSELYFTDIAWPDFDGEALKLAIKEYNRRHRRFGGV
- a CDS encoding adenylosuccinate synthase, which translates into the protein MTSVVVVGTQWGDEGKGKITDFLSANAEVIARYQGGDNAGHTIVIDGTKYKLHLIPSGIFFPEKISVIGNGVVVNPKSLVKEINYLHDSGVTTDNLRISDRAHVILPYHIKLDQLQEESKGENKIGTTNKGIGPAYMDKAARVGIRIADLLDKEIFAERLRTNLAEKNRLFEKMYESTPIEFDEIFEEYYAYGQEIKKYVTDTSVILNDALDQGKRVLFEGAQGVMLDIDQGTYPFVTSSNPVAGGVTIGSGVGPSKIDKVVGVCKAYTSRVGDGPFPTELHDEIGDRIREIGKEYGTTTGRPRRVGWFDSVVMRHSRRVSGITNLSLNSIDVLSGLETLKICVAYDLDGERIDHYPASLEQLKRCKPIYEEMPGWSEDITGVRSLDELPEAARNYVRRISELVGVRISTFSVGPGREQTNILESVWSAK
- the gshAB gene encoding bifunctional glutamate--cysteine ligase GshA/glutathione synthetase GshB, which produces MLQKLSPNSPILQATFGIERESLRINSNHRVAQTPHPHKLGSRSFHPYIQTDYSEPQLELITPIAQSTKEARRLLGAITDVAARSMDKQEYLWPLSMPPMISEEEIQIAQLDSDYEYQYRVGLGERYGKLVQSMSGIHYNFELGKDLTQQLFELSEETDFIAFKNTLYLKLAQNFLNYRWLLTYLYGASSLAEKGFLTTEVGCVRSIRNSKYGYVNSDDVHISFSSLKQYVDDIEQAVQSGQLSAEKEFYSAVRLRGAKTSRDYLSKGISYLEFRSFDLNPYDPLAISQETLDTVHLFILSLLWLDQLTDVDNTLAKADKLNNLIALSHPHTPLPSKADATPILTAMKAIVAHFGLDDYYGQLIAHVEASLQDPHLTLSGKIAEQVEDGSLEKFGQQQGQVFHDYAWTAPYALKGYENMELSTQMILFDAIQLGLNVEILDEEDQFLKLWHGDHVEYIKNGNMTSKDNYVIPLAMANKVVTKKILDQAGFPVPAGAEFANKTDALRYYGQVASSAIVVKPKSTNFGLGISIFQEPASLTDYEKALDIAFSEDNHVLVEEFVAGTEYRFFVLDGKCEAVLLRVAANAVGDGSSTIRELVDQKNQDSLRGRDHRSPLEIINLGDIELLMLEQQGYTPDTVLPEGVQAFLRGNSNISTGGDSIDMTDQMDESYKQLAADMATAMGAWACGVDLIIPDRTKPASKDKPNCTCIELNFNPAMYLHTYTYAGPGQSITPKILKKLFPEL
- a CDS encoding DUF6359 domain-containing protein, whose protein sequence is MKIRNRSLFYTVGSVAVTAGLLLSLATSPIPSVHATEVAIENYPSLAITKSEVTIQGYLIAPLNSSGTAFDATNKTNLALGASMDTAAADTIPIQLKEPLRSQFNLVDHPELVGKLVRITGTSDTYMKRAGIKPATAIEIVDSSSTNVQPPTSENTTTESSDLVSTPIATVRSGAQGTEYTVSGKIISLVNSWGGNGFYLQGSDGAGIYIYPGAALGYQPGDTVQLTGTLGEYKGELQLTTVSNHKAISEHFNTPITETNIAQLATQAQATLVSLKNLTVGDIQSDSYQNSTFTVTDSEGQTVDVRLDSRTGIKTADLLNHINKGDKINLTAILSTYNGKIQLKPFDLSHFEVVEKATTETASGKTETVTVGHIQGASHQSPLTNQSVILKNVVVTYVTSANNFYVQDVTPDGDVKTSDGINIFTDKLKTNVKVGDLVTIAGRVEEYLGKGYTERGETDLTITQIRATEVTVDGTAPVPSPIVLGLDRTIPADIIDNDGLAQFDPEQDALDFWESVEGMVVAVDDAKILGPLKNKEIYVTPATSQLPLNNVGGVNLRPEGNNTNIIPLLLKNGKQIVKSGDYFTGRIAGPVTYSYTNYKVYVDDSTLPTLHEGATKPEITTIIPNDDKLTIASYNIENFSADSKSTSDAKVQRIAKSFVSDLHSPDIIGLIEVQDNNGATNDGTTDASKSAERLIAAIQAAGGPTYTYVDIAPENNKDGGQEGGNIRVGFLYNSKRVSLSDKPIGTATQAVAWENGELNLSLGRIDPTNPAWAAVRKTLAAEFVFKGEKVVVLANHLNSKRGDNGLYGKIQPVSFKSEEKRHILAQIIADFTKTGLTQNPNANIVMLGDFNDYEFTKTIEILETGGMANLVSRHDASDRFSYFYNGNNQSLDNMLVSTNLLERYAFDMVHVNSAFMEEHGRASDHDPLLVQLDVTKAQEPTQPEPSDKQTDDSGTVNNSDDNGTTNNNKPTNLSTSDQTSVNTDDRSGATDKGQTTVTPTAKNNQKKILPKTGGETSFVLITIGLVILSACLVKKQKES
- the yajC gene encoding preprotein translocase subunit YajC — translated: MEGLFLPLVMVAMIGFMFYSQRKQQKQRQEALNQIKKGDEIVTIGGLFGIVDEIDDKKVVLDVDGVYLTFERGAIRNRVASSGTTSAVVEEVAVETTEATPESAIEE
- the hslO gene encoding Hsp33 family molecular chaperone HslO; this translates as MDKIIKTLSKSGHFRAFVLDSTETVKTAQEKHDTMASSTVALGRTLIANQILAANEKGDTKITLKILASGAVGAIISVANTKVQVKGYIQNPDLDYKRTSTGEVIVGPLVGNGQFLVITDYGTGHPYNSMTPLISGEIGEDFAYFLTDSQQTPSAVGLNVLLDEEDKVKVAGGFLLQVLPGATEAEIARFEKRIQEMPAISSLLASENHIEALLSAIYGDDDFKRLSEEEIGFVCDCSKDRFLDALASLPKTDLQEMKDEDKGVDITCQFCQTHYHFDENDLEELING
- the dusB gene encoding tRNA dihydrouridine synthase DusB; translated protein: MANLNTPFMIGDVEIPNRCVLAPMAGVTNSAFRTIAKEMGAGLVVMEMISEKGLLYNNEKTLHMLHIDDNEYPMSIQLFGGDAEGLKRAADFIQKNTKANIVDINMGCPVNKVVKNEAGAKWLKDPDKIYHIIKEVTSVLDIPLTVKMRTGWNNTDLAVENALAAESAGVSALAMHGRTREQMYTGTVDLETLTKVAGSLTKIPFIANGDIRTVEDARQRIEEVGADAVMVGRTAMGNPYIFNQINHYLETGEVLPDLSFDDKLNVAFDHLTRLTNLKGESIAVREFRGLAPHYLRGSAGAAKIRGAVARAETIEQVQELFDQAREAYQERITK